One window from the genome of Natronomonas pharaonis DSM 2160 encodes:
- a CDS encoding amino acid-binding protein — MSEATVRAYTVRLELVDEPGELLGALEPIADNGGNLLSIFHERGNVTPRGHIPVEVDLEATEAQFETIVDALREAGVNVIQAGAERYSEELTVVLVGHLVETDLSDTLQQIQECGGASVADVSLSAADGTDEESSARLRLVASEGHTSDALETIQDVADKKDLRVVEPLTGVPA; from the coding sequence ATGAGCGAAGCGACAGTACGCGCGTACACGGTACGTCTCGAACTCGTCGATGAGCCAGGCGAGCTGTTGGGCGCACTCGAACCCATCGCCGACAACGGCGGGAACCTGCTCTCCATCTTCCACGAGCGCGGAAACGTCACACCGAGGGGTCACATCCCGGTCGAGGTCGACCTCGAAGCGACGGAGGCCCAGTTCGAGACTATCGTCGACGCGCTCCGGGAGGCCGGCGTCAACGTCATCCAGGCCGGCGCGGAGCGATACAGCGAGGAGCTGACAGTCGTGCTTGTCGGCCATCTCGTCGAAACCGACCTGTCGGACACGCTCCAGCAGATACAGGAGTGTGGCGGCGCGTCCGTCGCCGATGTCTCGCTTTCGGCGGCCGATGGGACCGACGAGGAGTCGAGCGCTCGGCTCCGGCTGGTGGCGAGCGAAGGCCACACTAGCGATGCGCTGGAGACGATACAGGATGTCGCTGACAAGAAGGATTTGCGTGTGGTCGAGCCGCTGACGGGGGTGCCGGCATGA
- a CDS encoding homoserine dehydrogenase produces MKLSVLGSGAVGAAVVELAGEYGHEVVAVADSASAAVDESGLDAEAVLERKRTDGRVGDADADAALEADYDVLVEATPTTLGDAEPGFSHVKQALERDRHVVLANKGPVAERYDELRSLEADSAGSVRFEAAVGGAIPILSTIADLDGQVTAARGVLNGTANFILSRMAAEGLGYEHVLAEAQDLGVAEADPTFDVEGTDAALKCVILANVLYEDTYTLEDASVEGIADLPGSALELAAEDGRTIRLIGDVSDGEVSVAPRLVPENGTLAVSGTLNIIQLETAHAGQLNISGRGAGGPETASAVLADVGRLPPLE; encoded by the coding sequence ATGAAGCTCTCGGTGCTCGGCTCCGGCGCGGTCGGAGCCGCTGTCGTAGAGCTAGCTGGCGAATACGGCCACGAGGTCGTCGCCGTCGCCGACTCCGCAAGTGCGGCGGTCGACGAGTCGGGGCTCGATGCCGAGGCAGTACTGGAGCGGAAGCGGACCGACGGTCGGGTTGGAGATGCCGACGCCGACGCGGCGCTGGAGGCCGACTACGACGTTCTCGTCGAAGCGACGCCGACAACGCTCGGGGACGCCGAGCCGGGCTTTTCACACGTCAAGCAGGCGCTGGAACGCGACCGGCACGTCGTGCTCGCAAACAAGGGGCCAGTGGCCGAGCGATACGACGAACTCCGGTCGCTGGAGGCCGACTCCGCCGGAAGCGTCCGCTTCGAGGCAGCGGTCGGCGGTGCGATACCGATCCTCTCGACGATAGCCGACCTCGACGGGCAGGTCACCGCGGCCCGCGGCGTCCTCAACGGCACGGCGAACTTCATTCTCAGCCGGATGGCTGCTGAGGGGCTCGGATACGAGCACGTCCTTGCGGAGGCACAGGACCTCGGTGTCGCCGAGGCCGACCCGACCTTCGACGTTGAAGGGACCGACGCGGCGCTGAAATGCGTCATTCTCGCGAATGTCCTTTACGAGGACACCTACACGCTTGAAGACGCCTCGGTAGAGGGCATTGCCGACCTCCCCGGCAGCGCGCTGGAGCTAGCCGCCGAAGACGGCCGGACCATCCGGCTCATCGGTGACGTCTCCGACGGCGAGGTCAGCGTCGCCCCGCGGCTAGTCCCGGAGAACGGGACGCTGGCTGTTTCAGGGACGCTGAACATCATCCAGCTCGAGACAGCACACGCTGGCCAGCTGAACATCTCCGGACGCGGAGCCGGCGGTCCGGAGACCGCAAGCGCTGTCCTCGCCGACGTGGGTCGGCTGCCGCCACTGGAGTAG